A single genomic interval of Terriglobus albidus harbors:
- a CDS encoding YifB family Mg chelatase-like AAA ATPase, with product MLFKTRSAAVYGIDAHLIDVEVDFSTVVRDAETFSTVGLPDAAVKESRDRVRSAIRNSGFDMPPVRITINLAPADIRKEGSGFDLPIALGILGAYGALQPIDLTEFLFLGELGLDGTVRAVQGILPVAVAARQKGVKRLVVPTVNAREAAVVDGLMVYPVRSLIEVRELINGIATGQESIAPVQLDKSTLLDEIQDAMPDFSDVRGQHTAKRALEVAAAGGHNVLMIGPPGSGKTMLAKRFPSVLAPLMFEEALETTKIHSVAGVLNAETGLVTHRPFRSPHHTVSDAGLIGGGAVPRPGEVSLAHNGVLFLDELPEFPRNVLEVMRQPLEDGTVTISRASMSLSFPARFMLIAAMNPCPCGYFNDKSRECMCTPPMIQRYVSKVSGPLLDRIDIHIEVPAVQYRELRSGAAAEGSKEIRSRVLEARRRQHERFALAPEGAKRGRKIFANAQMSTQQIRLHCELASDAERLLERAMQQQGLSARAHDRILKVARTIADLSGETQIGVPHIAEAIQYRTLDRQYWS from the coding sequence ATGCTCTTTAAGACTCGTAGTGCTGCCGTTTACGGTATCGACGCACATTTGATTGATGTTGAGGTTGACTTTTCCACAGTGGTCCGAGACGCGGAGACCTTTTCAACCGTCGGCCTGCCCGATGCAGCCGTGAAAGAGAGCCGTGATCGTGTACGCAGCGCTATCCGCAACTCCGGCTTCGATATGCCGCCGGTGCGCATCACCATCAACCTCGCTCCCGCGGATATACGTAAGGAAGGTTCAGGGTTCGATCTACCGATCGCGCTTGGCATCCTGGGCGCCTATGGCGCATTGCAGCCGATTGATCTTACAGAGTTTCTCTTTCTCGGAGAGCTTGGGTTAGACGGCACTGTGCGTGCGGTACAGGGAATTCTTCCCGTAGCTGTTGCTGCACGGCAGAAGGGCGTGAAGCGGCTGGTGGTTCCAACCGTGAACGCACGCGAGGCTGCCGTCGTTGATGGCCTCATGGTGTATCCGGTGCGAAGCCTGATCGAGGTAAGGGAACTGATCAATGGCATCGCTACCGGGCAGGAGAGTATCGCACCAGTGCAGCTGGATAAGAGCACGCTGCTGGATGAGATTCAGGATGCAATGCCGGACTTCTCGGATGTTCGCGGTCAGCATACGGCGAAGCGCGCTCTGGAGGTTGCCGCCGCCGGCGGACATAACGTGCTGATGATTGGACCTCCGGGCAGCGGTAAGACGATGCTCGCAAAGCGGTTCCCGTCGGTTCTGGCTCCGCTGATGTTTGAAGAGGCACTGGAGACGACCAAGATCCATTCGGTTGCCGGCGTATTGAATGCCGAGACCGGCCTGGTGACACATCGTCCCTTCCGTTCTCCTCATCACACCGTCAGTGATGCCGGTCTGATCGGTGGTGGCGCTGTGCCGCGTCCGGGAGAGGTATCCCTGGCTCATAACGGCGTTCTCTTTCTGGATGAGCTGCCGGAGTTTCCAAGAAACGTGCTGGAGGTGATGCGGCAACCGCTAGAGGATGGCACGGTGACCATCTCGCGGGCTTCCATGAGCCTGAGCTTTCCGGCTCGGTTCATGTTGATCGCCGCGATGAATCCATGTCCTTGCGGCTACTTCAATGACAAGAGCCGCGAGTGTATGTGTACGCCGCCGATGATCCAGCGGTATGTCTCCAAGGTCTCCGGCCCTCTGCTGGACCGTATCGACATCCACATCGAGGTTCCGGCGGTGCAATATAGGGAACTGCGTTCGGGAGCAGCGGCGGAAGGTTCAAAAGAGATCCGGTCTCGGGTGTTGGAAGCGCGCCGACGGCAGCATGAACGCTTCGCGCTGGCTCCGGAAGGGGCAAAACGCGGCCGCAAAATCTTCGCCAATGCCCAGATGTCGACGCAGCAGATCCGTCTGCACTGCGAGCTTGCTTCGGACGCTGAACGTCTTCTGGAGCGCGCCATGCAGCAGCAGGGACTCAGCGCGCGTGCGCATGACCGCATTCTCAAAGTTGCCCGGACGATTGCCGATCTGTCGGGTGAAACACAGATCGGTGTGCCGCACATCGCCGAGGCGATCCAATATCGCACACTCGACCGACAGTACTGGTCCTGA
- a CDS encoding HEAT repeat domain-containing protein, translated as MKAYTSRLRRSLHLLAWVGGLIVLFLCLHAVAPAEMRRSAEDATPEPPKATPSQINTDAWTLLDKEASEKKTETLVIVVAALGDLGGEPKAQKMLLEAIDSPDLDVRIAAIAAMGQTKNSMFVPTLRKLLDDPKPQIAFASATTLWSMGDHSGQDLLFAVVEGERKGNAGMLGGAMHQASKDMHSPAEIAKMTAPFVLGPFGIGIAAYNYMHKAGGDSPRVIATELIAQNKSPEVRKELIDALDDKDQEVRLTAARMLGDFQDPGLAENLIPLFLDSKPAVRITAAAAAIRLTSVRSSAPIVPKHKSKTIKPSSKP; from the coding sequence ATGAAGGCTTATACGTCTCGTTTGCGTCGGTCGCTGCATCTTCTTGCCTGGGTCGGCGGACTGATTGTCTTATTTCTCTGTCTTCACGCGGTTGCACCTGCGGAGATGCGACGTTCTGCAGAGGATGCAACCCCCGAACCGCCGAAGGCTACCCCTTCACAGATCAATACGGATGCCTGGACCCTGCTGGATAAAGAGGCATCCGAAAAGAAAACCGAGACGCTCGTCATCGTCGTCGCTGCCCTTGGCGATTTAGGCGGAGAACCGAAGGCACAAAAGATGTTGCTGGAGGCGATCGACAGCCCCGATCTTGACGTACGTATTGCTGCCATCGCCGCCATGGGGCAGACGAAGAATTCCATGTTCGTACCAACACTGCGCAAACTGCTGGATGATCCCAAGCCGCAGATCGCCTTCGCCTCCGCGACTACGCTGTGGAGCATGGGAGATCACTCAGGGCAGGACCTTCTCTTCGCTGTCGTTGAAGGCGAACGCAAAGGAAATGCAGGCATGCTTGGCGGAGCGATGCATCAGGCCAGCAAGGATATGCACTCCCCTGCCGAGATCGCAAAGATGACAGCGCCGTTCGTCCTTGGCCCCTTCGGCATCGGCATTGCGGCGTACAACTACATGCACAAGGCCGGCGGAGACAGTCCACGCGTCATTGCGACAGAACTGATCGCGCAGAACAAGAGCCCGGAGGTTCGCAAGGAGTTGATTGATGCGCTCGATGACAAGGATCAGGAAGTACGGTTGACGGCAGCGCGTATGCTTGGCGACTTCCAGGACCCGGGTCTCGCGGAGAACCTCATCCCTCTCTTTCTCGACAGCAAGCCTGCGGTACGGATTACGGCTGCGGCAGCCGCCATTCGCCTGACCTCGGTGCGCTCCTCCGCTCCGATTGTTCCGAAGCATAAGAGCAAGACAATAAAGCCCTCATCAAAGCCCTAG